DNA from Prevotella sp. oral taxon 299 str. F0039:
TGCAGTGTTGTATCTATGCGGTTTAGCAGCAGTGTGTGCCGTTAACTATATCGTCTTTAGTGTTTCTACTTTGTATTACATAGGTTATCCACTTCTTATATTATATGTTTATTGGGCAATAAAACGCTATATCAAGATGCCAAGAATAAAGTTTGTGTGTGGAAACTGCGGTATGCCACTCGAAAAAAATAAACGTTGTAAGCACTGCGGCGCATTAAATGAGGAGTAAATCAGGGTGTAACATCCTCATAAAATAGGATCTTTTTAGAGGGTTAAATCACTTATTATCAGTAATATCCTCATAAAATAGGATTTTATAAAGTATGGTATTTTTGTAATTTTGCACCCATATTATATAAACAAAAATATTATTATATGCTTAATTCCATTTTATTATTAGCAAATCTCATTGGGGCAGGCATCCCTAATGAAATGGATACAACTGTTTTTAGGACTGTTGGACTTAACGAAGTTACTATCGTTGAATTAAAAAAGAGTAAAGAGAATCTCGCAACTAATTCTGTTTCAGTTGTTGATAGTGGCTTTATCAAGCATCATGAATTACAAAGTCTTACAGAGTTAACAGCTGTTGTTCCTAACTTCTACATGCCCGAATATGGCTCAAAGCAAAACACTCCAGTTTATATTCGTGGTGTTGGAGCTAAGACAAAGGGCTCTGCTGTAGGCTTTTATGTTGATGGAATACCTCATTTTGAGAACTCTTCATTCGATGTAGACATGTCTAATGTGGCTTCTGTAATGGTATTTCGTGGTCCACAAGGTACCCTTTATGGACGTAATGCTATAGGAGGAATTATCGATGTCAGTACAATTTCTCCTTTAGTATATCAAGGAACACAGTTCAAATTGGGTTATGGTAGTCATAATGACGCTTTATTTCAGTTCTCACACTATGACAAGTTAGGCTCTAAAGTGGGCTATTCTGTGGCAGGAGGATATCATTATAACGATGGCTTTCATCGCAATATATTCACCAATCAATATGCCGATCAGTTGAAAGATGCTTATGGACGTGTGGGGTTGATGTGGCTATTGAATAATAAATGGTTTCTTCGTGTTAATTCAATGCTCGACTATTCTAATCAAGGAGGATATCCTTATGGCAAATATAACCGTCTAACTGGTGAAACTGAAGCTGTTAATTACAATCGATATAGCAGCTATCGTCGTCTACTTTCAACCTCAGGACTCAACATTCGCTATGCGGGTGAGAACGTAAGTTTTAGTAGTCAGACAGCATTCCAATATATACGAGATCGACAAGGCATTGACCAAGACTTTACAGCAAACGATACATACTTTGTAAAGAACCGCTTAATGCAAACCATGTTGAGCCAAGAATTCATCTTAAAGTCGAATAATAACTCACGATACCAATGGCTTTGGGGTGCTTTTGCAATGACTCAGCATATCAATAATACGGTAGAAACACAATATATCACTAAAGATAATGCCTTTCCAACGAACTATCGAATTCCAGTTAATGCACTTGCATTGTATCACCAATCAATAATTAAATTGTTTTCGGGCTTTAGTTTCATTGCAGGGTTGCGTTGGGATTATGAACATTCGACCCTTAATTACTTGAGAGAGACCTACCAATTAAGTACAAATGGGGCACGTAAAGAGGTGAAGAACGTTAATAGTTCATTGCATTTTAATCAAATAACGCCTAAATTTGCCTTGCAATATCAAGACGAACGCAATAATAATACCTATTATTTCTCTGTAACTAGAGGCTATAAGGCAGGTGGTTTCAATCAAACTTTCCAAAAAGAAGAAGAGACAAGCTATGATCCTGAATACAATTGGAACTACGAATTGGGCGGAAAAATGAATATATTGAAAGATAAACTCTATGCAGAAGCGTCACTTTATTATATCGACTGGCGTAAACAACAAGTGAATCAAACTGTTCCAGGCGTTGGAAATGTCATTCATAATGCAGGACATTCGAGCAGTAAAGGATTTGAATTGGCTTTGAATAGCTCGCCTTTGAAGAACTTAAACATTGCTATTTCGTATGGATATACCTATGCAAAGTTCATAGAATATCAGAAATCGGCAAAATTAAACTATTCGGGTAATATGCTTCCAATGGTTCCTCGCAACACATTGTCATGCTCGGCAAGTTACACTTTATATCCTTCTCGCACCCCATTTATCGACAAAATCGTGTTAACTGCAGGTTTAACAGGACTCGGAAAGATATATTGGGCAGAGGATAATGAGGTTGCTCAGAACTTTTATGCATTGCTAAACGCTAAGATAAGCATAACAAGTGGAATATTTACATGGGAATGTTGGGGTAAAAATATTACCGATACGCATTATAATGTATATTGTTTCAAGTCGTCTGCAGACTATGCTCAAGTTGGAAAACCAGCTTATTTTGGTACTTCTTTGCTTGTTAAATTCTAATGAATAGATGAATTCAAACCACACAGAATATATCAATCGGCATCAAGGGAACGTCTTTACGCTTTGTACTTTCTTTTGTTTGTACATTGCACAAGCCGTTCCCTCGAGCTTTCTTTCAACGGCATTACAAGTGTTAATGCGTGAGAATAACTTCTCATTAACCACTATTGGACTCTTACAATTAGTGAAACTGCCTTGGATTATCAAGTTTCTTTGGGCGCCAATGGTCGACAGACGATGTGTAACAGTAAACGATTATAAGCGCACCATCATTGTTTCTGAGTTGATATATGCTGCACTTTTACTTACAATAGGCTTCTTGCACGTTTCAACCGATATTTATTTTATCATTTTTTTAGTAGTGCTTTCACTTGTAACATCAGGCACTCAAGACGTTGCTACCGATGCTTTAGCAGTGCTAACTTTCAAGAAAAGCGATAAAAGTATGGTGAATAGCATGCAATCTATGGGTAGTTTTGGAGGAGCATTGCTAGGAGGTGGAGTGCTATTAATGGCTCTACATCGCTATGGTTGGCAAACCGTTTTACCCTTTTTATCCATCTTTGTGCTTATCGCCTTATTGCCATTGCTTTTCAATAAGAATCTTACTATCAGTGAGAAAGCCCAAGAAACAAAGGCAAAGAAAGTCGATTTTCTTTGGTTTTTCACCCAGAAAGGCATTTGGAAGCAAATCATTTTCCTTGTAATATACTATGCTGGAATCTTCGGTACCTTATCTCTTTTGCGCTCATTCCTTGTAGACCATGGCTATAATATGAAGGAAATAGGCTTGATTAGTGGTGTATTAGGAACTGGAGTAGCCTTTTTTGCATCGTGGGGAGCAGGCTTTTTTGTGCGAAAATATGGAGTTTTCAAAGCCAGAATCGCCTTTGCGTGCGTTATTCTCATCACCACCCTCTACTTTTTCTTAATGCTTTCCGACACCATCACAACGCTTCGGGTTTGCATTGGTGTTGCTCTTTTGTGGGCAACTTACGGCATGTGCACCATAGTAGTGTATGTTTCGTCGATGGAAAGGGTACGACCTGGTAGAGAAGGAACCGACTTTACCATTCAAACAGTTATCACACACCTTAGCGGAATGATGATGGCTGTGGTCTCAGGAGCCATTGCTCAGCACTATGGTTACCGCCTTTTCTTTGCCTTTGAGATAGCAATTGCGCTAGCATCTCTTGTTTATATTCTCTTAGTTTTCAAGCAGAAGGAAACCAATAATGAACGAACAAGTAATTAAAAAATATAATATTCCCGTTCCAAGATACACGAGTTATCCGCCAGCAAACTACTTTAAAGAGCTCAACGACACCGACTATCTCTCGGCAGTAGATGCTTCTAACGATGCAAATAGAAACCATGTGTCTTTTTATTTGCATATTCCTTATTGCAATCATCTATGCCATTATTGCGGATGTAACTCGTATGCGATGGCAAAAGGACAACAAGTAGATAAGTATGTAGAGGCTTTACATCGTGAAATAGATATCGTTGCGGCTCACATCGACAAAGCCAATAGACGCATATCTCAAATTCATTATGGTGGAGGAAGTCCCACATCACTGCCCATTCACTATGTTAAAGAGTTAAATGAGCACATGTTATCGTTGATGCCCACCATCGAAAAACCCGAGATAGCCATTGAGTGTCATCCAGGATATCTCAATGAAAGCGATTGGAATGCATTGTGCGAATGTGGCTTTACACGTTATAGTTTGGGCATACAAGATTTCAATAACGATGTATTAAAGGCAGTAAACCGACTCCCTTCGCTTCTTCCTGTATCCGAAATACTTTCTATTTTAAGAGCACATCAAGCCACAATCAATATGGATTTCTTGTTTGGTTTGCCCTTACAAACCCCTGAAAGCTTCGAAAAAACAATGCAAATGGCAGTAGAAATGCAGCCCGACCGCCTCGTAACCTTTAGTTATGGACACGTTCCATGGGTACATAAGCGTCAATTAATACTCGAGAAGCTTGGCTTACCCACTGCAGATGTAAAGCAAGATATGATGAACCGTGCTATTAACGTATTGCATTCAGCAGGTTATAGAAGTATTGGTATGGACCATTTTGTAAAGCCTAACGACGAACTAAGTGTAGCATTAGATTCTAAACAGCTACATCGTAACTTCCAAGGTTATTGCACTCTGCGCACAACTGGGCAGGTTTACGCCTTTGGAGTAACGGGAATCAGTCAGCTAGGCAATGCTTATGCGCAAAATGGACGCAATATTTCGAAGTATATTGATTCGATATTAAATGACAACAATTTAGATATTGAACGAGGATATATCCTCTCTTCGCAAGAACAAGTGGTGCGAGAAGTGATCGAAACCATGATGTGTAACAACGAGATAGAGTGGAATAAACTTTCAAAAGAATTGAATTTATCGGTAGAAAGCATACAAGCCACCCTAAACTATGATGTACTTAAATTGCAAGAGATGGCGAACGATGGTTTAATAACCATGACAGAACAGGGCATAAGCATGACAACAAGTGGCTCACCATTCGTTAGAAACGTTGTAGCTTTGCTCGATCCGTTGATGAAAAACAATAACAAACAATATTCAAAGCCTATTTAAATGAACATAGAACGAAAAGAATATACGAAAGATATTGTTGTGATTGGGGCTGGCATAACAGGCTTAACCACTGCTTATTGGTTGAAAAAAGGAGGAAAAGACGTTGAGGTGCTTGAGAAAGAAGAGCGTTTTGGCGGTCAAATTCATACCTTTCACGTTGATGGTTACTTGTTCGAAAGCGGACCAAATACAGGTGTTTTATCATCTCCAGAGGCGGTAGAACTGTTCAATAGCATTGCAGCCGATTGCCAAGTGGATATTGCTCGCAGTTCGGCTAAACGCAGATTGGTTTGGAAAAAAGACAGCTTTACAGTCCTTCCCACCTCTCTTTCAACTGCAATAACAACGCCCTTGTTTACAACTTACGACAAGTTGCGTATCTTAGGAGAGCCTTTCAGAGCAAAAGGCAGTGATCCTAACGAGTCAGTAGCCGACATGGTGAAGAGAAGACTGGGCAAATCGTATTATAATTACGCCGTAGATCCATTCATTGCAGGCATCTATGCAGGCGATCCCACAAAGCTCATCACTCGCTATGCCTTACCAAAGCTCTATCAATTAGAGCAAAACTATGGTAGTTTTATACGTGGAGCGATCAAGAAAGCCAAAGAGAAAAAGACTGAAAGAGAGCGTCTTGCCACTAAAGATGTATTTTCTCCCAGTCACGGAATGGAGCAAATTATTAAGGCTTTAGCCAAGAATATTGGTGAAAAAAATATTGTTCTTGGAGCCAATAATCTTAGTGTTGCGCCCCAAGAGGATGGCTCTTATTCAGTGACCTATACCAATTCGCAAGGCAATGAGTGTGTGGTTAGAGCTAATAAGGTCATTACAACTTGTGGAGCTTACGCCCTTCCGCAAGTCCTTCCCTTTGTAACTGAGAAAGAAAAGCAGGCACTTAGTAATTTAACTTATGCGCCAGTGGTTCAGGTGGGCGTTGGAATTAAGTATGTAAACAACCGCACATTGAATGCATTTGGAGGCTTAGTGCCCACTATTGAACGGCAAAAGCTACTCGGAGTGTTGTTTACTTCGGCTTGTTTCGATAACCGTGCGCCCCAAAATAGCACCACGTTGTCGTTTTTCTTGGGTGGAATGAAAGATCAAGATATGGTGAATAAAAGCGATGAAGAGATTGTTTCGCTTGTGAAAGACGCTATTCATCGTATGCTAAAAGTGCCCAATGACATTGAAATAGAGGCGATAAAGATTTCGAGACATCAACGAGCAATACCTCAATATTGGGCAAATACAGAAGAAAGAATAAAGGCTGTGCAAGCTGTTGAACAACGATATAAAGGCTTAATTGTGGCTGGAAACCTTCGAGATGGTATCGGAGTAGCTGACAGAATTAAGCAAGGAACGTTGGTTGCACAAAGTATTTTAGGGTGAATTTGAACTTTTTCAAGTTCACCTTTTTTCGTTCTTCTCTTGCAATAGCATAGCTTTTAAAAAAGCATTCATTCGTTTGGATAGATAATTGAAAAGTAATACTTTTGCAAAATAAAGACAGATTTATATAGAAGAATGAGTAAAAACACCGAATTAGATATACTTCCATTACCATTTTTTAATGAAACAGAGCACCCAACTCTTATAGCTGGACCATGTAGTGCAGAAACTTTAGAACAAGTTTTGCAAACTGCTCATGAGCTAAAACAAATGGGTTGCCGTGTGTTTCGTGCAGGAGTGTGGAAGCCCCGCACCAAACCTGGAGGCTTTGAGGGTAATGGTTGCAAAGCACTTCCTTGGATTTTAGAAGCTAAAAGGCAAACAGACATGCTCACAGCAGTAGAAGTTGCCACCCCAGAACATGTGGAACAGGCTTTGAAATACGAGGTCGATATATTGTGGATTGGCGCAAGAACCACCACTAATCCATTCGCAGTGCAAGCCATAGCCGATGCACTGGAAGGCAATAAAGATATTTGTTTGTTGGTGAAAAACCCTATAAATCCCGACATAGAGCTATGGATTGGAGCTTTAGAGCGTTTCAATCGTGCAGGAATAAAGCATTTAGCAGCTGTTCATAGAGGCTTTTCGAGCTATCAAAGTCAAACCTATCGCAACCTGCCTATGTGGCAAATTCCCATCGAGTTGCGTAGAAGAATACCGCAATTGCCCATCATTTGCGACCCAAGTCACATCGGTGGAAAGCGCAATCTCATAGCACCTCTTTCGCAACAAGCCCTCGATTTAGGTTTCGATGGATTGATGATTGAAAGTCATTGCAACCCAACCGAGGCGTGGAGTGATGCTGCTCAGCAGGTTACCCCTTGCCAATTGCAAGATATTATCAATGGTTTGGTGTTGCGAAACAATTGCGACATCACTGAAGATATTCATTTATTGCGCACCCAAATAGACGAACTCGATAAACAATTGTTGCACCTATTGGCAGAACGAATGGGCATTTCGAGGCAGATTGGTAAGTATAAGAAAGAGAAGAAGATGACTGTTTTACAGACACTTCGATATAAAGAACTGCTCGATAGCAGATGTGCTCAAGGCAAAGCGATGGGGCTTAACGATGAGTTTGTTACCAAAATATTCGAAGCTGTGCACGAAGAAAGTATCGAACAGCAAATGTTATAGACCCTATCCTCAATCCCTTTATTTTAGGCACATTATAGAGTTGTCTTGTAAAAGCATTGCTATTGCATCTCAATAGCGATGCTTTTGCATGTTAATAGCATTCCTTTTGCAAGTAAAAAGCAATGCTTTTGTTTTGTGATTTATTTACAATTAAAATATAATATCTTGTTAATAAGTCTATAATTATACAATCTTGCGTTGTAAGAAAAATGCAAAAATAAGGCATAAAACTTCGATTTACACCATATTAATATGCAATAAAGCCCGAAAAAGCACGTTATAGCTAGTGTATATACATTTTTTCTGAGTTTTATGATCGAATATATCAAAGGAGATTTAGCAGAGATTACACCCGCTTTAGCCGTTATTGAGACTGCAGGTGTGGGCTATGCTTTAAATATTTCGTTAACAACATATAGCGCAATACAAGGTAAAGAAGAAGTAAAACTTTATGTTCACGAGGCTTTAGTTACAGGGGGTAGAGACGATTCTTACACCCTTTATGGCTTTGCAACAAAGCAAGAACGAGAGCTTTATCGTCTTCTTATCACCGTTTCGGGCGTTGGTGCCAATACTGCTCGCATGATTTTGTCGTCTATCTCGCCTGCCGAATTGTGCAACGTGATAGCTAGTGGCGACGAAAGAATGTTGAAAAGCGTGAAAGGTATTGGCTTAAAAACAGCGCAGCGCATTATTGTTGACTTGAAAGATAAGATATTATCGAGCGGTATTGCTACCGAGTTTAAGGTAGGAAACGACTCGAATGCAACCATAGATTCAGCCGTGAAAGACGAAGCTGTGGGTGCTTTAACGATGTTAGGATTCTCTCCTGCACCTTCAGCTAAAGTGGTTTCAGAGATATTAAAGAACGAACCTACATTGCCAGTAGAGCAAGTTGTTAAGCTAGCTCTTAAACAAATTAAATGAGAAAACTAAGGTATTCTTCGATAACAGTTGTAGCTATGCTTGTTTTGAGTATAGCTGCTTATGCTGTATCTATGCCTTTAGCTCAACGACCACACACAAAAAAGCCACAGAAAAAGACTGAAACAACAACCCCAAAGTTGCCGAAACCCAATGCGATCAAGGCGCAACCCATTATTGCAAACGATGATACCATACCAGATTCGCTACTTCATTCTCGTTGGAAAATACAGAAAACAACTCCATTAAGCGAACAAGACTTGTCTAAAAACGCAATGGATTTGAACGTTCCAGCCAATGTTAAGCCCACTATTACATACAACGACACTATCGGTCGCTATATTATCGGTGCAAAGATGGGCGGATCTTATATAACAGCTCCAATCAT
Protein-coding regions in this window:
- a CDS encoding bifunctional 3-deoxy-7-phosphoheptulonate synthase/chorismate mutase type II; the encoded protein is MSKNTELDILPLPFFNETEHPTLIAGPCSAETLEQVLQTAHELKQMGCRVFRAGVWKPRTKPGGFEGNGCKALPWILEAKRQTDMLTAVEVATPEHVEQALKYEVDILWIGARTTTNPFAVQAIADALEGNKDICLLVKNPINPDIELWIGALERFNRAGIKHLAAVHRGFSSYQSQTYRNLPMWQIPIELRRRIPQLPIICDPSHIGGKRNLIAPLSQQALDLGFDGLMIESHCNPTEAWSDAAQQVTPCQLQDIINGLVLRNNCDITEDIHLLRTQIDELDKQLLHLLAERMGISRQIGKYKKEKKMTVLQTLRYKELLDSRCAQGKAMGLNDEFVTKIFEAVHEESIEQQML
- a CDS encoding TonB-dependent receptor, with protein sequence MLNSILLLANLIGAGIPNEMDTTVFRTVGLNEVTIVELKKSKENLATNSVSVVDSGFIKHHELQSLTELTAVVPNFYMPEYGSKQNTPVYIRGVGAKTKGSAVGFYVDGIPHFENSSFDVDMSNVASVMVFRGPQGTLYGRNAIGGIIDVSTISPLVYQGTQFKLGYGSHNDALFQFSHYDKLGSKVGYSVAGGYHYNDGFHRNIFTNQYADQLKDAYGRVGLMWLLNNKWFLRVNSMLDYSNQGGYPYGKYNRLTGETEAVNYNRYSSYRRLLSTSGLNIRYAGENVSFSSQTAFQYIRDRQGIDQDFTANDTYFVKNRLMQTMLSQEFILKSNNNSRYQWLWGAFAMTQHINNTVETQYITKDNAFPTNYRIPVNALALYHQSIIKLFSGFSFIAGLRWDYEHSTLNYLRETYQLSTNGARKEVKNVNSSLHFNQITPKFALQYQDERNNNTYYFSVTRGYKAGGFNQTFQKEEETSYDPEYNWNYELGGKMNILKDKLYAEASLYYIDWRKQQVNQTVPGVGNVIHNAGHSSSKGFELALNSSPLKNLNIAISYGYTYAKFIEYQKSAKLNYSGNMLPMVPRNTLSCSASYTLYPSRTPFIDKIVLTAGLTGLGKIYWAEDNEVAQNFYALLNAKISITSGIFTWECWGKNITDTHYNVYCFKSSADYAQVGKPAYFGTSLLVKF
- the hemG gene encoding protoporphyrinogen oxidase, which translates into the protein MNIERKEYTKDIVVIGAGITGLTTAYWLKKGGKDVEVLEKEERFGGQIHTFHVDGYLFESGPNTGVLSSPEAVELFNSIAADCQVDIARSSAKRRLVWKKDSFTVLPTSLSTAITTPLFTTYDKLRILGEPFRAKGSDPNESVADMVKRRLGKSYYNYAVDPFIAGIYAGDPTKLITRYALPKLYQLEQNYGSFIRGAIKKAKEKKTERERLATKDVFSPSHGMEQIIKALAKNIGEKNIVLGANNLSVAPQEDGSYSVTYTNSQGNECVVRANKVITTCGAYALPQVLPFVTEKEKQALSNLTYAPVVQVGVGIKYVNNRTLNAFGGLVPTIERQKLLGVLFTSACFDNRAPQNSTTLSFFLGGMKDQDMVNKSDEEIVSLVKDAIHRMLKVPNDIEIEAIKISRHQRAIPQYWANTEERIKAVQAVEQRYKGLIVAGNLRDGIGVADRIKQGTLVAQSILG
- the ruvA gene encoding Holliday junction branch migration protein RuvA, translated to MIEYIKGDLAEITPALAVIETAGVGYALNISLTTYSAIQGKEEVKLYVHEALVTGGRDDSYTLYGFATKQERELYRLLITVSGVGANTARMILSSISPAELCNVIASGDERMLKSVKGIGLKTAQRIIVDLKDKILSSGIATEFKVGNDSNATIDSAVKDEAVGALTMLGFSPAPSAKVVSEILKNEPTLPVEQVVKLALKQIK
- the hemN gene encoding oxygen-independent coproporphyrinogen III oxidase, with protein sequence MNEQVIKKYNIPVPRYTSYPPANYFKELNDTDYLSAVDASNDANRNHVSFYLHIPYCNHLCHYCGCNSYAMAKGQQVDKYVEALHREIDIVAAHIDKANRRISQIHYGGGSPTSLPIHYVKELNEHMLSLMPTIEKPEIAIECHPGYLNESDWNALCECGFTRYSLGIQDFNNDVLKAVNRLPSLLPVSEILSILRAHQATINMDFLFGLPLQTPESFEKTMQMAVEMQPDRLVTFSYGHVPWVHKRQLILEKLGLPTADVKQDMMNRAINVLHSAGYRSIGMDHFVKPNDELSVALDSKQLHRNFQGYCTLRTTGQVYAFGVTGISQLGNAYAQNGRNISKYIDSILNDNNLDIERGYILSSQEQVVREVIETMMCNNEIEWNKLSKELNLSVESIQATLNYDVLKLQEMANDGLITMTEQGISMTTSGSPFVRNVVALLDPLMKNNNKQYSKPI
- a CDS encoding MFS transporter, whose product is MNSNHTEYINRHQGNVFTLCTFFCLYIAQAVPSSFLSTALQVLMRENNFSLTTIGLLQLVKLPWIIKFLWAPMVDRRCVTVNDYKRTIIVSELIYAALLLTIGFLHVSTDIYFIIFLVVLSLVTSGTQDVATDALAVLTFKKSDKSMVNSMQSMGSFGGALLGGGVLLMALHRYGWQTVLPFLSIFVLIALLPLLFNKNLTISEKAQETKAKKVDFLWFFTQKGIWKQIIFLVIYYAGIFGTLSLLRSFLVDHGYNMKEIGLISGVLGTGVAFFASWGAGFFVRKYGVFKARIAFACVILITTLYFFLMLSDTITTLRVCIGVALLWATYGMCTIVVYVSSMERVRPGREGTDFTIQTVITHLSGMMMAVVSGAIAQHYGYRLFFAFEIAIALASLVYILLVFKQKETNNERTSN